The Aeromicrobium yanjiei genome includes a region encoding these proteins:
- a CDS encoding MarR family winged helix-turn-helix transcriptional regulator gives MPAAPRLPFDPIERASELWVEHIGESRSMRLATSIMRVQQLISSELDAALKPFGITFARYEVLQLISFSAAGRLPLSKIGERLMVHPTSVTNAMDRLETQGLVRRVADQTDRRRTFAELTDQGKHVLAQATDAVMAIDFAVVGLDDEQQDQAFELLKAVRSAAGDF, from the coding sequence ATGCCCGCCGCGCCCCGCCTGCCGTTCGACCCCATCGAGCGGGCGTCCGAGCTGTGGGTCGAGCACATCGGTGAGTCCCGGTCGATGCGCCTGGCGACGTCGATCATGCGGGTGCAACAGCTCATCAGCTCCGAGCTCGATGCCGCCCTCAAGCCGTTCGGCATCACGTTCGCGCGCTATGAGGTCCTGCAGCTCATCTCGTTCAGCGCGGCCGGGCGTCTGCCGCTCAGCAAGATCGGTGAGCGGCTCATGGTGCACCCCACCTCGGTGACCAATGCGATGGACCGCCTGGAGACGCAGGGCCTCGTGCGGCGCGTCGCGGACCAGACGGACCGGCGCCGTACATTTGCCGAGCTCACCGACCAGGGCAAGCACGTGCTGGCCCAGGCGACCGACGCGGTCATGGCGATCGACTTCGCCGTGGTCGGACTGGATGACGAGCAGCAGGACCAGGCCTTCGAGCTGCTCAAGGCTGTACGCTCGGCGGCCGGCGACTTCTGA